Part of the Prosthecobacter sp. genome, TCCGCGCTGTCCCAGCCGACAAGGAGGAGTTTGGGTTTGGGGTGTGAGGTTTCAGGCATGGAAAGAAAAATGATTTTAACCACAGAGTCACGATGGACACAGAGATTTCTGATCAGGAGCTTTTTTCAGACCTCTGTGTTCATCGTGCATCTGTGGTGAAGTTCTTCCGGGTCTAGGTCATAAAAAAGTGCGGACACTGCTGCCCGCACCCTCGTGATTGTTGAGTCGATGCTGAAGTGCGGAGGCTTACGCCGCCTGCTTCCGGCGGCGGCGCAGGAAGCGCTCACAACTCCCGGAGTCTGCGCCCGATCGTCTCCTCGGATTGCCGAAGATCCATCACCGCGCCGACGAACACCCGTTTTCCCGACACGGTGTAAAAGATGCCAAAGTTCGTCTTGGTGACCACGAGCCGCCGGATGCGCCCGCCGCTTTGCGGCGGCCCGGCTTCCGGGAACAAGCGTAAAATCCCCAGCGCGTGATCGACCCGCTGATAAATCCGCTCGCCCTGCACGGCGTAGATGCTCAGTACATCACTCTGCGCCCCTTGCAGGAGCACGATCTCACTCAGGTTCACGGCAGTTGAAAGTGACGTTTGAACTGCTCCAGCGTCATCGCTGTGCTCGGGTCACGCTCAAATTCCGCAAAGCGCTGCTCCACGATCTTCAGGATGGCAGGATTCGTCGGCAGTTCCGCCTGCCGCTCGTCCACCTCATCCCAAAGTTCGACCGCGAGGCTCCATTTCTCCTCCAGACTGAGGCCTGCGATGGCGGGCAGTGTTGCGGCGTTCATGAGGCCAAGATTGCCATCAAATCCCATTCGGACAACTCAGTTCTTTTCTGCCACTTTTATCCAAGACCTGACAGTTCATCCCATGCCTGAACAACCAGAGGTGCCCGCACTTGGGTGTTGTTGAGTTGATGCTGCGGAGCGGAGGCTTACACCGCCTGCTTCCGCCTGCGGCGCAGGGCCACACCGCCCAGACCGGCCAGTGCCAGCAGCGCACGGCTGGGCTCGGGCACCGCCGCCGCGCCCGCGCCGGCCAGGATGCCGGTGTTGGCCGCGCTCTCATAGGCGAAGTCGTGCAGGGTGAGATGGTCGGTGGTGGCATCATCATAGGTGATCCGCGCCCAGCCGAAATGGTCCTGGCTGCCGATTTGGAAGCGCAGACCAATATAGCCCGTGGTGCCGTCCAAGTTCGTGTTCCACGGATGGCCAGCGCTGTTACGATTGTCAAAGTACAGCCAACTTGAGTTAAATGCCAAATTCGAGCCGATTGAATCACCAAGGTTGAGCCGAAGCAGCCGATTACTGGACAGCTCGACAGCGCTGTAGCTATAACTGCTTGGCAGCATAAATGTGTAGTTCGGCTGGCCGCCAAACAGCCGAAACTCACCCGAATTGTCGAAGTCGAACAAAGAATCTCCGGCCGCCCCCGAAGTCATGCTGAAGTCAACCATGCCGGTGCTGGTGCTGACGTCGGTGGGATTCCAATAGACGATGGCCGCCTGCACCTGCGATGAGCCAAGCACGGCTGCCGTGCCAAGAGCGCCGGTGAGGTAGGACGCCAAGGGCGTGCGATGGCGTGAACTCAGACGGGGTGAAGGGCAAGGGGCAGCAGGGAGTGGAATCATATGGAAAATACAACAAACACTCTGATCCATGGGTTAAGATGATATACTAAATTAAGGTTTATAATTT contains:
- a CDS encoding addiction module protein produces the protein MNAATLPAIAGLSLEEKWSLAVELWDEVDERQAELPTNPAILKIVEQRFAEFERDPSTAMTLEQFKRHFQLP
- a CDS encoding PEP-CTERM sorting domain-containing protein (PEP-CTERM proteins occur, often in large numbers, in the proteomes of bacteria that also encode an exosortase, a predicted intramembrane cysteine proteinase. The presence of a PEP-CTERM domain at a protein's C-terminus predicts cleavage within the sorting domain, followed by covalent anchoring to some some component of the (usually Gram-negative) cell surface. Many PEP-CTERM proteins exhibit an unusual sequence composition that includes large numbers of potential glycosylation sites. Expression of one such protein has been shown restore the ability of a bacterium to form floc, a type of biofilm.) gives rise to the protein MASYLTGALGTAAVLGSSQVQAAIVYWNPTDVSTSTGMVDFSMTSGAAGDSLFDFDNSGEFRLFGGQPNYTFMLPSSYSYSAVELSSNRLLRLNLGDSIGSNLAFNSSWLYFDNRNSAGHPWNTNLDGTTGYIGLRFQIGSQDHFGWARITYDDATTDHLTLHDFAYESAANTGILAGAGAAAVPEPSRALLALAGLGGVALRRRRKQAV